One window from the genome of Spirosoma rhododendri encodes:
- a CDS encoding alpha/beta hydrolase: MIHDPNAFITAGKPLEQAGKVMIMVHGRGSSARDILSLSQYIEDDDFAFVAPSASGGTWYPYSFLRPMDENEPYLSSALAVLSGLRARLQSDHNVNPSQLYWLGFSQGACLLSEYVARNAMRYGGVFSLSGGLVGPDGTDRTYGGDFDGTPVFLGCSDRDSHVPKERVLETERVLGGMNAAVTTRLYPNFPHTINEDELKIVNLLIAGSQVQ, from the coding sequence ATGATTCACGATCCGAATGCTTTCATAACGGCAGGCAAACCGCTGGAGCAGGCTGGCAAAGTCATGATTATGGTGCATGGTCGGGGCAGCTCGGCCCGCGATATTCTGTCGTTGTCGCAGTACATCGAAGACGACGACTTTGCGTTTGTCGCGCCCAGCGCAAGCGGAGGAACCTGGTACCCCTACTCGTTTTTGCGGCCGATGGACGAAAACGAGCCGTATCTATCGTCGGCATTGGCGGTGCTTTCAGGTCTGCGGGCACGTCTGCAATCTGATCACAACGTCAACCCGTCGCAGCTGTACTGGCTTGGCTTTTCGCAGGGGGCCTGCCTGCTGTCGGAATACGTTGCCCGCAATGCGATGCGTTACGGCGGGGTGTTCAGCCTCAGCGGTGGCTTGGTCGGGCCGGACGGCACGGATCGCACCTACGGCGGGGACTTTGATGGGACGCCGGTATTCCTCGGTTGCAGCGACCGCGACAGCCACGTGCCGAAAGAGCGGGTGCTGGAAACGGAGCGGGTTTTGGGCGGTATGAACGCGGCTGTTACGACCCGGTTGTACCCAAATTTCCCACATACCATCAACGAAGATGAGCTAAAGATCGTTAATTTGCTGATAGCCGGTAGTCAGGTGCAGTAA
- the pdhA gene encoding pyruvate dehydrogenase (acetyl-transferring) E1 component subunit alpha, whose protein sequence is MASVKEKAPASSSETTKQNGKDPKPVKTEFTKEQYMYWYESMQLQRKFEEKAGQLYGQQKIRGFCHLYIGQEAGSSGSYTALTKDDKWITAYRDHGIPLALGSDPKAVMAELYAKQTGSSKGKGGSMHIFDKSVNFVGGHGIVGAQIPMGAGIAFAEKYNKTKNLCICFFGDGAVRQGALHEAFNMAMLWKLPVIFVVENNGYAMGTSVARTSNVTELYTIGESYDMPSEPVDAMDVEAVHEAVGRAAERARSGEGPTFLEFRTYRYRGHSMSDPQKYRTKDEVEQYKQRDPIEMVRTRILEKGLATEADLEAIDKKIKGIVDESVKFAEESPYPSPEEAYKDVYVQSDYPFLKE, encoded by the coding sequence ATGGCAAGCGTCAAAGAAAAAGCACCGGCCTCCTCGTCGGAGACTACCAAGCAAAACGGCAAAGACCCCAAACCTGTGAAGACTGAATTCACGAAGGAGCAGTACATGTACTGGTACGAGTCGATGCAGTTGCAGCGGAAATTTGAAGAAAAAGCCGGTCAACTGTACGGTCAGCAGAAAATTCGCGGCTTCTGTCACCTTTACATCGGTCAGGAAGCGGGTTCGTCGGGTTCGTACACGGCGCTAACCAAAGACGATAAGTGGATCACGGCGTACCGCGACCACGGTATCCCACTCGCCCTCGGCTCAGATCCGAAAGCGGTTATGGCCGAACTGTACGCAAAGCAAACGGGCTCATCGAAGGGTAAAGGCGGTTCGATGCACATCTTCGATAAGTCGGTCAACTTCGTTGGTGGCCACGGAATCGTTGGCGCACAGATCCCGATGGGTGCCGGTATCGCCTTCGCCGAGAAATACAACAAGACCAAAAACCTTTGCATCTGTTTCTTTGGCGACGGTGCCGTGCGGCAGGGTGCGTTGCACGAAGCCTTCAACATGGCGATGCTCTGGAAACTGCCGGTCATCTTCGTCGTTGAAAACAACGGCTACGCAATGGGTACGTCGGTAGCACGGACGTCGAACGTAACTGAACTATACACGATTGGCGAGTCGTACGACATGCCGTCGGAGCCGGTTGACGCGATGGATGTTGAAGCCGTTCACGAAGCTGTTGGCCGGGCCGCCGAGCGCGCACGGTCGGGTGAAGGACCAACGTTCCTTGAGTTCCGTACCTACCGCTACCGGGGTCACTCGATGTCGGATCCGCAGAAGTACCGGACCAAAGACGAGGTTGAACAATACAAGCAGCGCGACCCGATTGAAATGGTACGGACCCGGATTCTGGAGAAAGGCCTTGCTACCGAAGCCGACCTGGAAGCGATCGATAAGAAGATTAAAGGAATCGTTGATGAGTCGGTGAAATTCGCCGAGGAGTCGCCGTACCCATCACCCGAAGAAGCGTATAAGGACGTGTACGTTCAGTCGGACTATCCGTTCCTGAAAGAATAA
- a CDS encoding SUMF1/EgtB/PvdO family nonheme iron enzyme, whose translation MIQKYHLQQAAYVLLATAALSACKPKHPTSVQPGKKSTATGIAYNEKDGFQVKKFAGQKAGPNLVFVEGGRFTMGALEEDVMNSRDNRERTVSIQSFYMDETEMANVHYLEYLNAITRDSSEEVVKAALPDTTVWANPLSFNDSYVTQYLRYPAFRYYPVVGVSWVQASDYARWRSDAVNNELAKGGAPKKKGGGFSLKRKSKQAEDPALAEASAAPAAKPSLESGQILPDYRLPTEAEWEYAAKALIGTQYMDENQINQRIYPWDGSSVRNPKKGKKQGQMLANFKRGRGDYAGIAGRSNDGAIITAEIYAYPANDFGLYNMAGNVNEWVYDVYRPLSYQDVSDLNPIRRNGYMDEAKNYDAKNNQSLINDKLRVYKGGSWNDVAYWLSPGTRRFLDQDSATAMIGFRCAMIGVGRNK comes from the coding sequence ATGATTCAAAAGTATCACCTGCAACAAGCCGCTTATGTGCTGCTGGCAACGGCGGCTCTGTCAGCCTGTAAGCCGAAGCACCCGACGAGCGTACAGCCGGGTAAGAAGAGTACGGCGACTGGCATTGCCTACAATGAAAAAGACGGTTTTCAGGTAAAGAAGTTTGCAGGTCAGAAAGCAGGGCCCAACCTTGTTTTTGTTGAAGGCGGTCGTTTTACGATGGGCGCGCTGGAAGAAGACGTCATGAACAGCCGCGACAACCGCGAGCGTACCGTGTCGATTCAGTCGTTCTACATGGACGAAACCGAGATGGCGAACGTACACTACCTCGAATATCTGAACGCCATCACACGCGATTCGTCTGAAGAGGTTGTAAAAGCGGCTTTGCCTGACACAACTGTTTGGGCTAACCCGCTGTCGTTCAACGACTCATACGTAACACAATACCTTCGCTACCCGGCTTTCCGGTACTACCCGGTTGTTGGTGTATCGTGGGTACAGGCCAGCGATTATGCCCGTTGGCGGTCGGATGCTGTGAACAACGAACTGGCAAAAGGTGGAGCACCTAAGAAAAAAGGTGGTGGCTTCTCGCTGAAGCGCAAGTCGAAGCAGGCCGAAGATCCGGCACTGGCCGAAGCATCAGCGGCACCAGCAGCTAAGCCAAGTCTGGAAAGTGGTCAGATTCTGCCCGACTACCGGCTACCAACTGAGGCAGAATGGGAATATGCCGCCAAAGCACTTATCGGTACGCAGTACATGGACGAAAACCAGATCAACCAGCGGATTTATCCATGGGATGGTTCGTCGGTGCGTAACCCGAAGAAGGGTAAGAAGCAGGGTCAGATGCTGGCCAACTTCAAACGCGGTCGTGGTGACTATGCCGGTATCGCCGGTCGCTCAAACGACGGTGCAATCATCACCGCTGAAATTTACGCGTACCCCGCTAACGACTTCGGTCTGTACAACATGGCTGGTAACGTGAATGAGTGGGTGTATGACGTATACCGCCCCCTGTCGTATCAAGACGTCAGCGACCTGAACCCGATTCGTCGGAATGGCTACATGGATGAAGCCAAGAATTACGATGCGAAAAACAACCAGTCGCTCATCAACGATAAGTTACGGGTTTATAAAGGTGGTTCCTGGAACGACGTAGCGTATTGGCTGTCGCCGGGTACACGTCGCTTCCTCGATCAGGATTCGGCTACGGCAATGATCGGTTTCCGCTGCGCGATGATCGGTGTAGGTCGTAACAAGTAA
- a CDS encoding ring-cleaving dioxygenase, translating into METLINGLHHVTALAGNTQRNVDYYTGILGLRLVKKTVNFDAPDVYHLYYGDETGSPGTIITFFPYEGIPRGRKGVGQLTYTAFSVPVASMQYWIDRLHQFNIAYSGPSKRFNESYVRFEDFDGMGVELVFTDEDTRTGWHNGSIPAEHAVRGFHTVTLNEQNPDRTIQLLTDLMQHTLVAEENGLYRFQAGKGGSGNFVDVLRAPEAVRALQGGGSVHHVAFSTDSDETQLTIQEQLQSAGYQVTPVQDRNYFNSIYFREPGGVLFEIATNPPGFSVDESVAELGTALKLPAQYESRRAKVEAELPPIEVKQY; encoded by the coding sequence ATGGAAACGCTCATTAATGGATTGCATCACGTAACGGCTCTGGCTGGCAACACGCAGCGTAACGTCGATTATTATACGGGAATACTGGGCTTGAGACTCGTCAAAAAGACGGTCAATTTTGACGCGCCCGACGTGTATCACCTTTACTACGGCGACGAAACCGGTTCGCCCGGCACGATCATAACCTTCTTCCCGTACGAGGGCATTCCACGGGGCCGAAAGGGGGTGGGTCAGCTGACGTACACGGCGTTTTCGGTACCCGTTGCGAGTATGCAGTATTGGATCGACCGGCTGCATCAGTTCAACATCGCATACTCAGGTCCCAGCAAGCGCTTCAACGAATCGTATGTGCGGTTCGAGGATTTCGATGGTATGGGCGTTGAGCTGGTGTTCACGGATGAGGATACTCGCACCGGCTGGCACAACGGCTCAATTCCGGCCGAACACGCTGTCCGTGGCTTTCACACCGTCACGCTGAACGAACAAAACCCCGACCGTACTATCCAACTGCTAACGGACCTGATGCAGCATACGCTGGTAGCCGAAGAAAACGGCCTGTACCGTTTTCAGGCGGGTAAGGGCGGTTCCGGCAATTTTGTTGATGTATTGCGCGCACCGGAGGCTGTTCGGGCCTTGCAGGGGGGCGGTTCGGTACACCACGTCGCTTTTTCAACCGATTCCGACGAAACGCAGTTAACCATTCAGGAGCAGTTGCAGTCGGCCGGTTATCAGGTGACACCAGTGCAGGATCGTAACTATTTCAACAGCATTTACTTCCGCGAACCGGGTGGAGTGTTGTTTGAAATAGCTACGAACCCACCGGGCTTCTCCGTCGACGAATCTGTAGCGGAGTTGGGCACAGCCCTGAAACTACCCGCGCAGTACGAGTCGCGCCGGGCGAAAGTAGAGGCTGAATTGCCGCCGATTGAGGTAAAACAGTATTAA
- a CDS encoding ComF family protein: MKSLLTDLINLLFPRLCLGCDKMLAQADQLLCTRCRLSLPETNDYRSPDRNDSHNKFAGKVPVRYVMSYARFSKGSVMQRIIHQIKYGGNKDAATALGRWYGAILTGHDSLANDIDMLVGVPLHKQRLRQRGYNQADQIASGLSEAMHTPARTDVLVRTRFKSSQTKKNRLERWANVSSVFTVADAEAVKDKHVAIVDDVLTTGATIEACAVELLRAGCREVSVITLAVTQ; the protein is encoded by the coding sequence ATGAAAAGTCTACTAACTGACCTGATTAATTTGCTCTTCCCCCGGCTGTGCCTGGGTTGTGATAAAATGTTGGCTCAAGCCGATCAGTTGCTGTGTACACGCTGTCGATTATCATTGCCCGAAACCAACGACTATCGAAGCCCCGACCGTAACGATTCGCACAATAAGTTTGCCGGAAAAGTGCCCGTTCGCTACGTGATGTCGTACGCGCGTTTTAGCAAGGGTAGCGTAATGCAACGCATCATTCACCAGATAAAATACGGCGGCAACAAAGACGCAGCAACCGCGCTCGGGCGGTGGTACGGGGCCATTCTGACCGGGCATGATTCGCTGGCGAATGACATTGATATGCTGGTGGGTGTACCCTTACACAAGCAAAGACTGCGACAGCGCGGGTATAATCAGGCCGATCAAATCGCAAGTGGATTAAGCGAAGCCATGCACACCCCTGCGCGAACCGATGTGTTGGTGAGAACTCGATTCAAATCGTCGCAGACGAAAAAGAACCGGCTGGAGCGGTGGGCAAACGTATCATCTGTGTTTACCGTAGCTGACGCGGAGGCCGTGAAAGACAAGCACGTTGCGATAGTCGATGATGTACTTACTACGGGGGCCACAATTGAAGCCTGCGCGGTCGAATTACTGCGGGCAGGCTGTCGGGAAGTCAGCGTGATAACACTGGCTGTAACGCAATAA
- the mfd gene encoding transcription-repair coupling factor codes for MKPAELVGLYANDSFIQILSEPFGRKPTGDPQRLQIKGLAGSLDAVFASAIVKSVGGNHLFVMTDRDEAAYFFNDLQHLLEREVLLFPMSYKKPYLYEEVENANVLMRAEVLNKLNPAPKDGLLMVTYPEALSEKVINKRSLQANTLTIRVGEKIDTNFVADLLLTYEFEKTDFVYEAGQFSVRGGIIDVFSFASEYPFRIDLFGDEVESIRKFNPETQLSTDPVDFINVIPNIQTKLIEETRDPFFSFLPDSTTIWAKDVEFTLEIIEKCYEKAEQSFETILASSGGIQVISDPGDLFETRRTFLNQVKEFRTVEFGRKFYFKTDTRQQYQSKPQPSFNKDFKRLVDTLGDNQAKGYTNVIAAESFKQLDRLRSIFEELDPHLTFQPLNIGLREGYIDDSLKIVCFTDHQLFDRYYRFKVQDKFTKSKALTLRELKTLQPGDYVTHIDHGIGRFAGLEKVDNAGNQQEAIRLIYRDNDILLVSIHSLHKIAKYTGREGSPPPMSKLGSQEWEQKKSRIRKQVKDIARELIALYAKRRNAPGYAYSRDTFLQTELESSFLYEDTPDQAKATKDVKDDMERPNPMDRLVCGDVGFGKTEIAIRAAFKAVSDNKQVAVLVPTTILAMQHFKTFSERMADFPVKIAYINRFRTAAQIKEILKGVASGEINILIGTHRIVNKDIKFKDLGLLIIDEEQKFGVKTKDRLKELRVEVDVLTLTATPIPRTLHFSLMGARDLSVIATPPPNRQPVTTEVHAFNETVIRDAISTEVRRGGQAFFVHNRINDIESIGNMIMRLVPEARIGVAHGQMEGEKLERMMTRFIEGDYDVLISTNIIESGLDIPNANTILINNAHYFGLSDLHQMRGRVGRSNRKAFCYLLTPPPSVLTADARKRLQTLEDFSDLGEGFKIAMRDLDIRGAGNLLGAEQSGFVNDLGFEMYHKVLDEAVQELRENEFKDLFETKPGELNLRLPDTVIETDLQVVIPERYVQNISERLALYTRLDSIENTTELEAFRQEILDRFGPIPEEVINLIDMVNVRWKAERLYLEKLTLKNTILKGYFVSNGNDAFFTSDQFGKVIEYIKRNPAKCSLKESKGRPIFTHSGIESVEQLNAVLAEMTS; via the coding sequence TTGAAACCAGCCGAATTAGTTGGCCTGTACGCCAACGATAGTTTTATACAAATCCTGTCGGAGCCGTTTGGGCGCAAGCCTACCGGGGATCCGCAGCGGTTGCAAATTAAAGGCTTAGCGGGTAGTCTGGATGCGGTGTTTGCGTCGGCTATTGTTAAGTCGGTCGGGGGCAATCACCTGTTCGTGATGACCGACCGCGATGAAGCGGCTTACTTCTTCAACGACTTGCAGCACCTGCTCGAACGCGAGGTGTTGCTGTTCCCCATGTCGTACAAAAAGCCGTATCTGTACGAGGAGGTCGAGAACGCCAACGTACTGATGCGGGCGGAAGTGCTTAACAAGCTAAACCCGGCCCCGAAAGATGGGCTGCTGATGGTTACATATCCCGAAGCCCTATCGGAGAAGGTAATCAACAAACGGTCGTTGCAGGCTAACACGCTGACCATCCGGGTAGGGGAGAAGATCGATACGAACTTCGTCGCCGATCTGCTGCTGACCTACGAGTTCGAGAAGACGGATTTCGTCTATGAAGCGGGTCAGTTCTCGGTACGCGGGGGTATTATCGACGTTTTTTCGTTCGCCAGCGAATACCCGTTCCGTATCGACTTGTTTGGCGATGAGGTGGAAAGCATCCGCAAATTCAACCCGGAAACGCAGCTATCTACCGACCCGGTTGACTTCATCAACGTTATTCCGAACATCCAGACAAAGCTGATTGAGGAAACGCGGGACCCGTTTTTCAGCTTCCTGCCTGATTCGACCACGATCTGGGCGAAGGACGTTGAGTTTACGCTGGAGATCATTGAGAAATGCTACGAAAAGGCCGAGCAAAGCTTCGAGACGATTTTGGCCAGTAGCGGGGGGATTCAGGTTATATCCGACCCCGGCGATCTGTTCGAAACCCGACGCACGTTCCTGAATCAGGTCAAGGAGTTTCGCACGGTCGAGTTTGGGCGGAAATTCTACTTCAAAACCGACACCCGGCAGCAGTATCAATCGAAGCCGCAGCCGTCGTTTAACAAGGATTTCAAACGGCTGGTCGATACCCTGGGTGACAATCAGGCGAAGGGCTACACCAACGTCATCGCGGCCGAGTCGTTCAAGCAGCTAGACAGGCTTCGTAGCATTTTCGAAGAACTCGACCCCCACCTGACGTTTCAGCCGCTCAACATCGGTCTGCGCGAGGGGTATATCGACGATTCGCTGAAGATTGTCTGCTTCACTGACCATCAGCTTTTCGACCGGTACTACCGATTCAAAGTTCAGGATAAGTTTACCAAGTCGAAAGCCCTGACGTTGCGGGAGCTTAAAACGCTGCAACCGGGCGACTACGTAACCCACATCGATCACGGCATTGGCCGGTTTGCGGGGCTGGAAAAGGTCGACAACGCGGGGAATCAGCAGGAAGCGATTCGGCTAATTTACCGCGACAACGACATTCTGCTGGTCAGCATCCACAGCCTGCATAAGATTGCGAAGTACACCGGCCGGGAGGGGAGCCCCCCGCCGATGAGTAAGCTGGGTTCGCAGGAATGGGAACAGAAGAAATCACGCATTCGTAAGCAGGTCAAAGACATTGCCCGCGAACTGATTGCCCTCTACGCCAAACGCCGGAATGCGCCAGGCTACGCCTACAGCCGCGATACATTCCTGCAAACCGAGCTTGAATCGTCGTTCCTCTACGAAGACACACCCGATCAGGCGAAGGCCACCAAGGACGTTAAAGACGACATGGAGCGGCCAAACCCCATGGACCGGCTCGTGTGTGGTGACGTTGGTTTTGGCAAGACAGAAATTGCGATCCGGGCCGCGTTCAAAGCCGTCAGCGACAACAAGCAGGTCGCTGTGCTTGTCCCGACGACGATTCTGGCGATGCAGCATTTTAAGACGTTCTCGGAGCGCATGGCCGATTTCCCGGTCAAAATCGCGTACATCAACCGTTTCCGTACAGCCGCGCAGATCAAAGAGATTCTGAAAGGTGTCGCATCCGGCGAGATTAATATTCTGATTGGTACGCACCGGATTGTTAACAAAGACATCAAATTTAAAGACCTCGGCCTGCTGATTATCGATGAGGAGCAGAAGTTCGGGGTGAAGACGAAAGACCGGCTTAAGGAACTGCGTGTCGAAGTCGACGTGCTGACGCTGACGGCTACGCCCATTCCCCGGACGCTACATTTCTCGCTGATGGGTGCCCGCGACCTGTCGGTTATCGCTACTCCGCCACCCAACCGGCAACCCGTCACGACGGAGGTTCATGCGTTTAACGAGACTGTCATTCGCGACGCGATTAGCACGGAGGTTCGTCGGGGTGGTCAGGCATTCTTCGTGCATAATCGGATCAATGATATTGAGTCGATTGGTAATATGATTATGCGGCTAGTACCTGAAGCGCGGATTGGCGTGGCCCACGGGCAAATGGAAGGGGAGAAGCTGGAACGGATGATGACCCGTTTTATTGAAGGCGACTACGACGTGCTGATCTCGACGAACATCATCGAATCAGGACTGGATATCCCGAACGCCAACACGATTCTGATTAACAATGCGCACTACTTCGGTCTGTCGGATTTGCACCAGATGCGGGGTAGGGTGGGACGATCGAACCGGAAAGCGTTCTGCTACCTGTTGACCCCCCCACCGTCGGTACTGACGGCCGACGCCCGCAAGCGCCTGCAAACGCTGGAAGACTTTTCCGACCTTGGCGAAGGGTTTAAAATTGCCATGCGCGACCTCGACATCCGGGGGGCGGGTAACCTGTTGGGGGCCGAACAAAGCGGATTCGTTAATGACCTGGGTTTCGAGATGTACCACAAAGTGCTCGACGAAGCCGTGCAGGAACTGCGCGAAAACGAGTTCAAAGATCTGTTCGAGACAAAACCCGGCGAGTTGAATCTGCGGCTGCCCGATACAGTTATCGAAACCGATTTGCAGGTCGTCATTCCCGAACGCTACGTACAGAACATTTCGGAGCGATTGGCTCTGTACACCCGTCTCGACAGCATCGAAAATACGACCGAACTGGAAGCGTTCCGGCAGGAAATTCTGGACCGTTTCGGCCCAATTCCGGAAGAGGTCATTAACCTGATCGACATGGTAAACGTGCGGTGGAAAGCCGAGCGCTTATACCTTGAAAAACTGACGCTTAAGAATACTATTCTGAAAGGCTACTTCGTTTCTAACGGGAATGACGCGTTCTTCACGTCCGACCAGTTTGGCAAAGTAATTGAGTACATCAAGCGAAATCCCGCGAAGTGCTCATTAAAAGAGTCGAAAGGAAGGCCGATTTTTACGCATTCAGGCATTGAGTCGGTCGAGCAGTTAAACGCCGTTCTGGCCGAAATGACGAGTTAA
- a CDS encoding ribonuclease domain-containing protein, whose amino-acid sequence MKPYLIPTFYRFTLFLCLLFSTVACRGNEQQQTQQTATNVQQQPTQREHRHHRHSERTADNQTNPPTNNTAAVPDYVQTVLTYVRQNRRAPQGYVGGRTFGNFEKLLPIQNSAGLRLRYQEWDVKPKVQGQNRGAERLITSSDDHAYYTRDHYRSFTEIK is encoded by the coding sequence ATGAAACCGTACTTGATTCCCACATTCTACCGATTCACTCTATTCCTGTGTCTGCTCTTTTCCACCGTTGCCTGCCGCGGAAACGAACAGCAACAAACGCAGCAGACAGCTACTAACGTTCAGCAGCAACCGACACAGCGTGAACACCGACACCACCGCCATTCGGAGCGCACAGCCGACAATCAAACCAACCCGCCGACGAATAACACGGCCGCAGTTCCCGACTATGTACAGACGGTGCTGACTTACGTGCGCCAGAACAGACGGGCACCACAAGGTTACGTGGGTGGTCGAACGTTTGGCAATTTTGAAAAGTTATTACCCATTCAGAACAGTGCCGGGCTGCGGCTACGGTATCAGGAATGGGACGTAAAGCCGAAAGTTCAGGGGCAAAACCGGGGAGCCGAACGGCTTATCACCAGCTCCGACGACCACGCTTATTACACCCGCGACCATTACCGCTCTTTCACCGAAATCAAATGA
- a CDS encoding barstar family protein, producing the protein MTPNIFTCQSERELEAHFADWFIAHIDGKKANTLRAFYEEMADVLEFPDSFGYNLDALNDALNDLQWLEDERIVLYFTNTTDLISKERDPAKVASVFNILDATAEDWKWLDDDEMLDKKEIVVVFENSPRIQTTLEKEQIDFQLMASL; encoded by the coding sequence ATGACACCGAACATATTCACCTGCCAGTCGGAACGCGAACTCGAAGCCCACTTCGCCGACTGGTTTATCGCGCACATCGACGGTAAGAAAGCGAACACACTCCGGGCTTTCTACGAAGAAATGGCCGACGTGCTCGAATTTCCCGATTCGTTTGGCTACAACCTTGACGCCCTCAACGACGCGCTAAACGACCTGCAATGGCTGGAAGACGAGCGTATCGTACTGTACTTCACCAACACCACCGATCTGATTAGCAAAGAGCGCGACCCGGCCAAAGTAGCCAGCGTGTTCAATATTCTGGACGCGACAGCCGAAGACTGGAAGTGGCTCGACGACGACGAAATGCTGGACAAAAAGGAGATTGTCGTCGTTTTCGAGAACAGCCCGCGCATCCAGACAACGTTGGAAAAGGAGCAGATCGATTTTCAGCTGATGGCCAGTTTATAG
- the recF gene encoding DNA replication/repair protein RecF (All proteins in this family for which functions are known are DNA-binding proteins that assist the filamentation of RecA onto DNA for the initiation of recombination or recombinational repair.), translating into MHLEKLSLTNFKNYEDGRYLFGRQVNVIVGPNGSGKTNLLDAVYFLSLSKSAFHSQDALSILHDADYFILDGVFQEDTGDNPDQHSISHRLVQITISLQRGQRKVLMADKKPYERISEHIGRFPVVLVAPNDTDLVREHSEDRRHFFDGVLSQLDPDYLRDYLTYQQVLKQRNSLLKLFAERNQVDNDLLDTYDEPLLMLGQRIHDARQQFVRDFLPGFRNHYAYLSDEREAVDIVYESEVSKPDFATEFRHFRRRDTVLQRTTMGIHKDDYGFLIGGVPLKKFGSQGQQKTFVIALKLAQFNQIQTEKGIRPILLLDDIFDKLDDRRIGKLIRRIDEGAFGQVFITDARPERTRDLLATVQTDVRFFEVGQ; encoded by the coding sequence ATGCATCTCGAAAAACTGAGCCTGACCAATTTTAAAAATTACGAGGATGGACGGTATCTGTTCGGTCGGCAGGTTAATGTAATCGTGGGGCCAAACGGCAGTGGAAAAACCAACCTGCTTGATGCGGTCTACTTCCTGTCGCTCAGCAAAAGTGCCTTCCATAGTCAGGACGCGCTCAGCATATTGCACGACGCCGATTACTTTATTCTCGACGGTGTTTTTCAGGAAGATACCGGCGACAATCCCGATCAGCATTCGATCAGTCACCGGTTGGTACAGATCACAATCAGCCTGCAACGGGGGCAGCGTAAGGTGCTGATGGCTGATAAAAAGCCGTACGAGCGTATCAGCGAGCACATTGGTCGGTTTCCGGTTGTATTGGTGGCTCCCAACGATACCGACCTCGTCCGCGAACATAGCGAAGACCGGCGGCACTTCTTCGACGGCGTCCTCTCCCAGCTCGACCCCGACTACCTGCGCGACTACCTAACGTATCAGCAGGTGCTGAAACAGCGCAACAGTCTACTCAAGCTATTCGCCGAGCGAAACCAGGTCGATAATGATCTCCTCGATACGTACGATGAACCCCTACTGATGCTGGGGCAGCGTATTCATGACGCCCGGCAGCAGTTCGTGCGCGACTTTCTACCGGGTTTTCGAAACCACTACGCCTACTTGAGCGATGAGCGCGAAGCCGTCGACATTGTCTACGAATCGGAGGTCAGCAAACCCGACTTTGCTACTGAATTCCGGCATTTCCGTCGGCGCGATACGGTGTTGCAACGCACGACGATGGGTATTCACAAAGATGACTACGGTTTTCTAATCGGCGGGGTTCCGTTGAAGAAGTTCGGGTCGCAGGGGCAGCAGAAAACGTTTGTCATTGCCCTGAAGTTGGCTCAGTTCAATCAGATTCAGACGGAGAAAGGCATTCGCCCGATTCTACTCCTCGACGATATTTTCGACAAACTCGACGACAGGCGTATCGGTAAGTTGATTCGTCGCATCGACGAGGGCGCCTTTGGGCAGGTGTTCATCACCGACGCCCGGCCTGAACGCACGCGCGACCTGCTGGCAACCGTACAGACCGACGTTCGTTTTTTTGAAGTTGGCCAGTAG
- a CDS encoding muconolactone Delta-isomerase family protein, with the protein MSQYMVEFDLPTIMDDEFASQIPAQRVKVDELMERGQLLSYSLSVDRQKLWCIFKADSELEVMESISEFPLIKYMTPFVTELMFHNMVAARIPLFSLN; encoded by the coding sequence ATGAGCCAGTACATGGTCGAGTTTGACCTTCCCACCATAATGGACGATGAATTTGCCAGTCAGATTCCCGCCCAGCGGGTGAAAGTCGATGAATTGATGGAACGGGGGCAATTGCTTTCCTACTCATTATCGGTAGATCGGCAAAAGCTATGGTGCATTTTCAAAGCCGATTCTGAACTGGAGGTGATGGAGTCGATCTCGGAGTTTCCGCTGATTAAATACATGACGCCGTTCGTAACGGAACTGATGTTTCATAACATGGTTGCGGCCAGAATCCCACTGTTCTCGCTCAACTAA